AATTACATCGTACGCTTCCGATTGATTAAAAGCAATCCCTGGAAAAATACCTGAATTTACATCCGGTTCTACCAAATCGAGTTTTAAGTGCTCCTGATTTTTCCCCACCAAACGGCTGGTGCCCGCATCAAAAACATCTTCGGTAACAAACACCGGAGTCATGTTATGCGGGCCAAACGGAGCAAACTGTTTTAATATTCGGTAAAAGCGTGGTGTAATCTCGCTGAGTGGAATTTTTGCATCCACTTCAATGGTTTGTATTTGTTGCTGATCGGTAATTTGTTTCGTTACAATATCCTCAAAACGACGCTGGAATTCAGGAATATTTTCAATTCGCATGGTTAATCCGGCAGCATACATATGGCCGCCATACGACTCAAGTAAATCGCTGCACTGGCCAATGGCTTCGTACAAATCAAAGTCGCGGATCGAACGAGCAGATCCGGTTGCCAGTCCATTCGATTCGGTTAAAATAATAGTCGGACGATAAAAGTGTTCGGTTACTCTTGAAGCTACAATTCCAACAACTCCTTTGTGCCAATCGCGATTGTACAAAACGGTACTGTTCATGGCTTTTAACTCCTGACTGTTTTCAATTGTATCCAGCGCTTCCTGAGTGATATCGCGGTCGAGTGTTTTGCGAATTTCGTTAAACGAGTCGATTTCCTCTCCCAGTAAATCTGATTTATCTTCGTCGTTTGCCACCAGAATTTGCACCGATTTTTTACCGTGTTCAATTCTACCCGAAGCATTTAACCGTGGCCCGATTTTAAAAACAATGTCGCTAATTGTTATCTCGGTGCCGTTTATTCCGGCAAAATTTATAATGGTTTGCAGGCCAATTCCCGGATTCGAATTTAATTTCTTTAGTCCGTAATAAGCCAACACACGATTTTCTCCTGTTATTGGTACAATATCGGCAGCAATACTAACGGCAGCCAAATCGAGCAAGTCGTAAATTTCTTCAGGGTCAATGTCGTTTCTTTGGCAATAGGCTTGTAACAACTTAAACCCAACACCGCAGCCCGACAATTCTTTGTACGGGTAGTTACAGTCCGATTGTTTTGGATCGAGAACCGCGACAGCCGGCGGCACTTCATCGTCGGGATTATGATGGTCGCAAATAATAAAATCGATGCCGCGCTGTTTCGCATTCGCAATTTTTTCAACAGCTTTAATCCCGCAATCCAACACAACAATCAGCGAGCAGCCATTTTCTTCGGCATAATCGATGCTTTTGGGCGAAATTCCATATCCTTCGCTGTAACGATCCGGTATATAATATTCAATGTCTTTAATTCGCTGTTTTAAAAAAGAATACATCATGGCAACCGATGTAGTTCCATCCACATCATAATCGCCATAAACGATTACTTTTTCTTGTTTTTCCACTGCAATATTTAAACGATCCACCGCTTTGTCCATGTCCTTCATTAAAAACGGATCGTGCAAATCGCTAAGTCGTGGTCGGAAGAATGCCTTCGCTTCGTTATAGGTCTTAATGCCGCGCTGCACCAGCAATCGGGCAATTACCATGTTCACATTTAATGCAGCAGAAAGATGCTTTACCTCGTTTTGGTCGCCCTGCTTTTTTAAGTTCCAAATTCTATCCATGCTGCGTTTTTGTGTTTTTAAAGCCGTTAAACAGCAAAGATACAAATTGAACGTTCATATGGAAATAAAACATCGTTCCCAACATTATTTTTTGTTTGATTCATATTCCAATCACAAATTACAACCGACTAGTTTTATTATCTTTGGCGAAATTTTCAGAAGAGCATTGTACAATTATGCATCTTCATTAAAATTGGCCTTCGGGGTAAAAGAAGAAATTGCAGATGTTTACACCATATTTTCGGCATTCTTCCCTGAAAGGACAAAAACTTAAAAGTGAATAAAAAATGAGTCATCAGGAATTAAGCGAACAAGAGATTATCAGGAGAAATTCGTTGCAAAAAATGCGCGACTTAGGCATCGATCCGTATCCTGCAGCACAATACCATGTTAATACTACCTCGAAAAAGATTAAGGACAACTACAAGGAAGAAGAAAAGAATTTTCAGGATGTAGTAATTGCCGGACGAATAATGAGTCGCCGGATTATGGGGAAAGCTGCTTTTGCAGAGCTTCAGGATCATGAAGGACGGATTCAGATTTATGTAAATCGCGATGAAATTTGCCCGGGTGACGATAAAACAATGTACAACGAGGTATTTAAAAAATTACTCGACATTGGTGATATTATTGGCGTAAAAGGAAAGGCTTTTCTTACTCAAATGGGTGAATTAACCGTTCATGTTGATGAATTTACAGTACTAAATAAATCCTTACGTCCGCTTCCAATTGTAAAAGAAAAAGACGGAAAAACATACGATGCATTTACCGATGCAGAGCAACGTTACCGCCAGCGTTACATCGATTTAATTGTAAATCCGCAGGTAAAAGATACGTTTGTAAAACGTACGATTATTTACAACACCATGCGTCAGATGTTTAACGAATACGGTTATCACGAAGTTGAAACTCCGATTCTTCAACCTATTCCCGGAGGCGCAGCTGCACGTCCGTTTATTACGCACCACAACGCGTTAAACATGCCCTTGTACATGCGTATTGCCAACGAACTATACCTAAAACGTTTGATTGTTGGTGGTTTCGAAGGTGTTTACGAATTCTCAAAAGATTTCCGTAACGAAGGAATGGACCGCACCCACAATCCCGAATTTACGGTAATGGAGATTTACGTTGCCTACAAAGATTACAAATGGATGATGAGCTTTACCGAAGAAATTTGTGAGCGTGTGGCAATGGCTTTACACGGCACCACAAAAGTTCAGTTGGGCGACAACATTATCGATTACAAAGCACCGTTTCCACGGGTTACCATGGCCGAAGCCATTTTAGAGCACACGGGCTACGATATTAACGGAAAGTCGGAAGCTGATTTGCGCAAAATTGCAGACAAGCTGGGTATTGATACCGACGAGACAATGGGTAAAGGAAAACTGATTGACGAGATTTTTGGCGAGAAATGTGAAGGCAATTACATTCAGCCAACTTTTATTACCGATTACCCGGTTGAAATGTCGCCGCTTACCAAAAAACACCGCGATAATCCGGAACTTACCGAACGTTTTGAGTTGATGGTAAACGGAAAAGAACTGGCGAACGCTTATTCGGAATTAAACGATCCGATCGATCAGCGCGAGCGTTTCGAAGACCAACTGAAACTTTCGGAAAAAGGTGACGACGAAGCCATGTTTATCGACCAGGACTTTTTACGCGCACTGGAATACGGAATGCCGCCAACATCGGGAATGGGAATTGGAATGGACCGTTTAACCATGTTTATGACCAACAGCCCGTCGATTCAGGATGTACTTTTCTTCCCGCAAATGAAACCGGAGAAAAAAGCAGTTGAACTCACCGATGACGAAAAAGTAGTATTTGAGCTGCTAAAATTGGAATCGCCAATTGAATTACCTGCATTAAAAGACAAAGCCGGGCTTAGCAATAAAAAATGGGACAAAGCCATTAAAGGACTTACCAGCAAAAAAGTGGCAAAGGTTGAAAATACAGATGCCGGCTTGTTGGTGACTGCTTTGTAGGAGACAAGGCAAAAGGATAAAGGCAAAAGTCAAAATTAAAAATATAGAAGCCTCTTCGTTTTTCGGAGGGGCTTTTTTATGTTCTAAAATTGAAAAGAGAGAACTATGACAAGGTTTTTTTGTAAATTGTAAAGAGCGAAAAAATCGGACAGCACATATACTTACAATATTCACAAAAAAGCTAGCAGGTATCCTTATTACAAAACTGCCAAAATCACAAATGGAGAACAGCATACTACTACAACATTTTAACAGCAAACTAAACTTGTTTCAACATTTCTTCAGGAAGACACTTGAAACCCAGGAAATGGAGCATATACATGAGCTGAGAGTAAACATTAAAAAACTGCGAACCATTTGCACTTTAATTCAGGAAGCTAGTTTTGAAAAATTGAAGAAAGAGCCCTGTTTCGAATTGTTTTCAAATTTATTCCGGGTTGCAGGAATGTTACGTGAAGCACAAATTAACCTGGAAATTATTGAAAACAAGCAGTTTGACTTTTTAATTCCGTTTGTTCAATATTTAAAAAACAGCCAGGATAAATATTCCAAGCAATTACTTGAAACCATGTTGGTTTTTGACCAGGAAAAACTGCAGGTGTTGAACAATGATTTAATCAGGAATGTGCAAAATTTATCAAATGACCTTGTACTAAAAGAATCAGTTAAACTGGCCATTCAAAAAACCTTGAATGTAATACAACTCAAAGATGCGCTGCAGGCCAAAAACAATCTTCACCAAATCCGTATTCAGCAAAAAGCCGTGCACGAATTACTTGGAATACTAGTAGAACTGCATCCCGATTCAACATTGGACAAGTTGAAAGACGAGATCAAATTATTTAACGTAGAAATTGGAAACTGGCACGACTATAAAGTCTTACATCAGGCACTCAACGAATTCACGGACAAAAATCAGGACACAATAAATGTTCGCTACTTTAATAGTTTAATTGAGGGAATTGAAAAGGAACAAGAGTTAAAACAAACCCGCTTATTCGACATTTTAAACAAACACATGGTTCGGCAACAGCTTAACCTAATTCAAAACCTGCTGAATTAAGGCACTTTAATGAACTAAAATTACTTACTTAGTAAAACAGTAAGCCTCTTTAGCTCAGTTGGTAGAGCAGCTCATTCGTAATGAGCAGGTCGCGGGTTCAAGTCCCGTGAGAGGCTCTTTATTTCAATTCAACTCACAAAAAAAAGAAACGCCATCACGCAATTCCAGGATTTATATCTTCGTTTTTGAAACGGTATTTTGTAAGCCATAATTTTAATTAAAATCAATTCTACTCGCCAATATCCATGGGCAAACCAATTCCAAATCAGAAAAAGCTTTACCTCCACCCAACGCTCACCGAATCTCAAATATTATATCTATCTTCCGCACAGAAAATAAATATATGAGAACATTATCCGGTAAGGTTTTACACAAACTTGGTTGGAAGATAACAGGGGACTATGCCGGATTAAAAAAATCGGTTACGATTTTTGCACCACACACGGCTCACATCGATTTTTTATTTGGGAAATTAGGCTTCACCGAGCTGGGTGTTAAATTCAAATTTCTTTCGAAAAAAGAACTTTTCTTTTTCCCCATGAATTTGGTAATGCGTCAACTGGGTTCCATACCGGTTCGGGGAGTAAAAGGTAAAAATGCCATTTTTCAGGTGGCTGATATGCTAAACAATACCGACGAATTGCACATTGTTGTTTCGCCGGAAGGTTGGATTAAAAAGGTAACAAAATGGAATAAAGGTTTCTTTTATATGGCTCAAAAAGCAAATGTACCGATAGTTGTTTCCACCTTAGATTACGCTAAAAAAGAAATGGGAGTTAAAGCGGTTATTTACGATACTACAGATTTTAATACGGTAATGAAACAAATTAACGATATCTATACAGATGTGCAGGGTAAGAATCCCGACCAGTTTGCCTTTCACGAGAATTAGCGAAACAATTTTTGAATAAGTGGTGTATTTTTAGAGTTGATTACTCTGATAACCTAGCCTGGTGTAAAAACAAACTATCCCTGTCTGCGGTTTTTGTTCCTCAGCGAATAACGACTAAGTGTATTTCCCAATTTGTTACATTGGCACACTGTTATTCAATTATGTTTTAAATCCCGATAGCATACTACCAAAGCTATAATTATTGCCACTGCCACCAGAATCGCATAAATAAAAAGTATCATAACTTCCATTTTTTAAAAAGTTAAACAACCACCAATACTCAATTTGTTTCATAACCTTCAATTCATTTAAGTTTAAACAATTAGCTCTACTCTTTCTTACGTAAAAATCCTTCTAAATGATTTCAAAACAGAAGATTTTTATACATTCTTTGCATATTTTGCCGTGCAAAATGGCCGAAATACATGATCAGTAAAGATTACCTTTTCCATGTTTTCGGAATATATTAACGACGACGCTTATTACATTTTACTTTTAATACCAGTTTCTGACTCAACCTTCAGAACGGTTAAAACTTGGATTTCAGATAGGATGCCAGTATATTTACATATCTGATTTTCAGACACTTTAAACATTTAGTTAAATACGAATGCAGAATAAAAATTTCAAGAGTATGAAACAACTTTACATTTTTTCGAAAAATTTGCTTGCAGTACTACTGTTATTTTTTGCAATTGCAACAAACGGACAGGAATCGCTTACCATAAACATGGGAGACATTGAATTGAGTGCCGGGCAGGATACGCTTTTGATTGCTACTTATATTAACGGAGAAGACACCATCACCGATGGAATAAAATGGAATACAGAACCCGGATCGCTCGGAAAAGTGAACAAAGACGGTGTTTTAACTGCCGGCCAACCTGGAACAGGACTTCTTATTGCCAAATACAAAGATCTTCGCGCTAATGTTAATCTTACAGTGGTTGGCGACTCAAAAAAAACCGATGAAGACAATGATGATGATGAAGACACTGATGAAAATGATTACCCTAAGGTAAAAATCGTTCCGGGAAGTATTAAGGTTGAAGTTGGCGATTCGGTTGAATTGTACGCCTTTTACGTTGATTCTTTTGATGTAAAAATTGACACCATGACATTTCTGTGGTCTGTGGAACCAATAACAATCGGAGAATTTCCGGATGCTGAGAGCAGCATGTTTAAAGCAGGAGACACTCCGGGGAAAGGTTTGGTTATAGCGCAATACGGCGAATTAGCAGACACGGCAAAAATTGAAATTTACGAAAGCAAACGCTCCAAAGAAAAAAAGGAAAAGGAAGAGCATCAGAACAACGGGAATAGTGGCAAACAAATGACAATTGAACCCGGCGACATGGTTGTATATACCGGAGCCGAGCCCATTGAATATACAGCCACATACAAAACCAACGGAAACAAACATCAGGATGCCGATTTTATCTGGAGCGTTTCCGACACAAGTATTGCCACTATCGACACCTTAGGATTACTTACACTAAAAGGCGAAACCGGAATGACGCTGGTTAATGTTGAATACAGCAACTTTGGTGCAAGTGTTGAATTATTGGTTGTTGATTCAACCATCGATATGGAGGTGAATTCCATTTCTATTCGTCGCGTTTTACCTAATGGCAAAGAACTAAAGGCTAAAAACTTAAAAGAAGGCGATTCGTATAAAATTGCCGGTTTGCCTTATCCATTGAATTTATTGAACGGTGGCATGATCCATTTCCCCTTTGGATGTATAAACGAGGACATTGAGATTTTTATGATCATTCCGGAAAAATATTCGGAGCTGAATGATGACAGTACCGAGGTAGAATTTAACATGGACATTGTTACGGGAGTTGAGTTTAGCGTAAAACCTGTAGGTTCCGACACCATTGTTGAACCTTATATGTTTACTATTCCGGTTGAATTAAAATTGATTTACAAAAGCGACTTAATTGATTCGCTTGGAATAGATCCGCAAGATTTGAATATGTTTTTTGCAGACAGTAGTGGCTTTGTAGAAGTTGAAGATGGACAAATTGCCGTTGTCGATACAGCCAGAAACCGCATTTACGCTTCAATTATCCACTTTAGTACAATTGTGGTAAAAGAAAAAAGCACTGCTACTTCGGTTGTAGAAACAGCTACTCCTGAGGACAATCTGCTTCATATTTATCCGAATCCGTTTAGCCATTCTACTACAATTCAGTTCAGGTTAAATGAACCCGCCGAAACAAACATTTCAGTTTATAATTTGCTTGGGCAAAAAATACAAGTTTTGGCCGACGGTGAATATCCTGAAGGATTGCATAAAATTGTATGGAATGGAGATGACTTAAATGGTTCGCCTGCTACATCAGGAATGTACCTGTGCCGGTTTATTAAAAATGGTGAAGTGAGCGAAGTAAAACGTATTATTTTGAACAAATAAATAAACCAAATACATAAATGCTAAGCCCTTCATCGTAACCACAACTGATGGAGGGCTTTTTTTATACAACAAATCGGAGCTACCCAAAAGGCACTTCAATTATCTCTCTCTTTTTCTGAAATCTTTTTCCTGCTTTTATTGTTATGCTAATATGAGAAATCAGGATTCCAATAAAGATTTTAATGTTCATTTGAAGACAGAATTCAAAAAGATAGATGAACTTATTACTGAATTTACAACTGAACTTGCAGTAGATTTGTCAATTCTTGTGAAGAGGTTTTACCCAACGATACAATTTAACAAAGCGCTTAAAGAACAACTAATTATATACGCTACACAAATTTTTAACTGTGCCGATTCGGTGTACGACAAAGATCAAAATTACAACGAAACCAGAATGAGTGAAGAGCTTGTTTCTGTTACACGGATTTTAGAAATGAGGGCTTCAACTCCACAGAATAAAACATTTGCAATACAAAGCCACACCAAAGTAAAACAGATTGTGATTAAGTATTTCCCCAATACAATAGACTTATCGGCTAATGGATTTCGTTTGCTTGAACGAAGTTGTTTAATGCATAACCACGAGTTTTTGTACCTTATTCAAGACAAGCAGAATAATTAAAAGTTACGGATTTTCGCATTTGCAGTTTTTTGATTGCCCACTATTTTACAAAAAAAAGAGCTACTCAAATAAATGAGCAGCTCAGTTTTATATTTTAGTCAGCATTAACTACGCATTCAACGAATAACGATCGAAAGCAGTTACAGTTAATTCTGCATCACTTTGCTTCAAGAAATCTTTGATCGACATTTTATTGTCTTTAACGTAAGCCTGGTTTAAAAGAGTTACGTCTTTGTACCATTTGTTAAGCGAACCAAGTGCAATTTTTTCAATCATTGCTTCTGGTTTACCTTCGTTACGGTATTTTTCTGTAGCAAAAGCTAATTCTTTATCAATTTCTGCTTGTGGAATAGAATCCTCGTCAACAGCAACAGGTGCCATTGCAGCAATTTGCATTGCAACATCTTTTCCAACTTGCTCTTGAGCAGTTTTGTTGAATGAAACCAAAGTAGCCAGTTTATTTCCAGGGTGGATATAAGGAACTACAGCTTCATCAGCCAAACATTTGAAGTAAGAAAGGTCAAGTTTTTCACCGGTAACACCAGTTTGTTCAGTAACCAACGATTCAATTGATTTACCGTCAAGTTCAATAGCTTTAAGAGCTTCCAAACTTTCAACTTTATTTTCCAGAGCAGCGTCCAGAATTTTTTCAGCAAACGCAACATAGCTTTCGTTTTTAGCAACAAAGTCGGTTTCGCAATTTAGCACTACAATAGCACCATATTTTGCATCACCTGTAACTTTAGCTAAAGCTACGCCTTCTGCTGCATCTCTGTCTGCACGTTTGTTTGCAATAAGTTTACCTTTTTCGCGGATAATTTCCAGTGCTCTTTCGAAGTCACCTTCGGCATCTTTCAGGGCATTTTTACAATCCATCATCCCTGCGCCTGATACTTTTCGTAGTTTTACTACGTCAGCTGTTGTAAAAGACATAATATAAATCTCTTCTTATGGTTTATATAATTTCTTAACCTTTATTACTCTTCGTCCGAATCTTCGTCTTCGTCGGCTTTTGCTTTAGATGCTTTTGCACCTTTTTTATCATCCTCTTCGCTTTCGTCGTCTTTACCTTTCTCAAACTTGCGTTCGTTCAATCCTTCGGCAATTGCATCGGTCATAGCACCAACAATTAAACGAATTGATTGAGAAGCGTCGTCGTTTGCAGGAATTACAAAATCAACGTCATCCGGATTAGAGTTTGTATCAACAATTGCAAATACAGGAATTCCCAATTTCTGAGCTTCGCGAACTGCAATTTTTTCTTTTAATACGTCAACCACAAACAAAGCAGCTGGTAAACGGCTTAGGTCTGAGATAGATCCTAACATTTTTTCCAACTTGGCACGTTGTCTTGTAATCTGTAGTTTTTCTCTCTTCGAAAGGTTATCCCAACTTGTGTCCTTCATCATTTTATCGATGGAGATCATTTTTTTAACCGCTTTGCGGATGGTTGGGAAGTTGGTAAGCATACCTCCTGGCCAGCGCTCAGTTACGTAAGGCATTCCTACGTTTTTCACTAAGTCTGAAACCAAATCTTTGGCTTGCTTTTTAGTTGCAACAAATAAAATTTTACGGCCTGATTTTGCAATTTGTTTGATTGCATTTGCAGCTTCGTCAATTTTTACAACTGTTTTTTGAAGATCGATAATGTGGATTCCGTTTTTTTCCATGAAGATATAAGGCTCCATGTTTGGATTCCACTTTCTTTTCAGGTGACCAAAATGAGCACCTGCATCCAATAATTCTTGAAAATTTGTTCTTGGCATCTTTTTACTTTTTTTTATGCTCTAAAAGCAACCGTTAAGTAGTCCCGGCAAATCGGGAATCTTAACCGTTTTAGATCCATATAAATTATAAATACTATTAACGTTTTGAGAATTGGAAACGTTTCCTTGCTTTTGGTTGACCAGGTTTTTTACGTTCCACTTCGCGAGGATCCCTTGTTACAAATCCGGCAGCTTTTAACTGGCCTCTTGATTCAGGATCGATTTCCATTAATGCACGGGTGATTGCCAAACGTAAAGCTTCAGCCTGACCTTTTTGGCCACCACCATCAAGATTAACTTTAATGTCATATTTTTCTGAAACCTCTAGTAGACTTAAAGGTTGCAATACAATGTACTGCAAAGTTTCAGCAGGAAAATATTCTTTCATTTCCCTATTGTTTACGGTAATGTTACCTTTTCCTTCGCTTACGTAAATACGAGCAACAGCTGATTTTCTACGTCCGATTGTGTTTACTACTTCCATTATTTAATCGTATTTAAATCAACAACTTTAGGTTTTTGAGCCTCATATTTGTGCTCAGCACCAACTACAACATGCAAATTTCTGTACAATTCACGTCCTAATCTGTTTTTAGGAAGCATGCCTCTTACAGCTTTCTCAACCAAACGTTCAGGATATTTTGCTAACACATCCTGTGGGCTTTGAAATCTCTGACCACCAGGATATCCAGTGTGACGGATATAAACTTTATCAGTCATTTTTTTACCTGTCAGCGCAATTTTTTCAGCATTGATAACAATTACGTTATCACCACAATCAACGTGCGGTGTGAAATTTGGCTTGTATTTACCTCTCAACATTTTAGCAACTTTACTTGCCAAACGTCCCAATACCATGTTTTCGGCATCAATAACTACCCATTCTTTTTCAGCAGTAGCTTTGTTTGCAGAAATTGTTTTATAACTAAGTGTGTCCACTTTTCTAATTTTTTAATTGTATTACACTTTTGATTTTACTCCTCGCGGTTTTTTCTGTCTCAACGGAATTTTTCGACAAAACACCTTACTAAAAGAAAATCAACTATTTACACTCCTTATTTCTAAGGATAATAATCGGGACTGCAAAAGTATTTTCTTTTTTCGTAAATCCAAAGAAATAACAATCAAATTTTCAATTAGTTAAATGCTTTTTTGGCTATTTGCGAATCAAAACTTACAAATACCACATAAAAAGCTGATTGTCAACTACAACAAACAATCCGCACACAATAAATGCATTTGTTTTAATGTTAATAAAACGTTTTATAATTCAATCTCAATCAAATAAGCCAACTGTTTACTATTTTTACTTTTGTAGTACACTGAAATTATTCAAAGCATGGCGAATTCGACACCAAAACGATTAAAAAAACGATTCCTAAACTCATGGATAACATCGTTAATTAGTATATCGTTGGTTCTTATTCTGCTCGGAACCTTAAGTATTGTATTACTAAATGCACGACATCTTTCGGAATATGTTCGGGAAAAAATTGGTTTCACCCTTGTTTTAAAAGACAATTTAAAAGAGGTTGAAATAATACGCTTGCAAAAAACATTAAACGCCAGCAAATACGTAAAATCAACTCGTTTTATCGACAAAGAAACTGCAGCAAAAGAATTAACTGAAGAACTGGGTGAAGATTTTTCCGGTTTTCTGGGCTACAATCCTTTGTTTGCTTCGCTCGATGTAAAACTTTACGCTCCCTACACCAGCTCCGACAGCTTGCTCCGTTTGGAACAGGTTTTTCTGGCTTATCCGCAGGTTTCGGAAGTATATTATCAAAAAGATCTGGTTAGTTTAATAAACAAAAACGTAAGAAAAATCAGCATCATCCTCGTGATTATAAGTGCCTTACTAACTTTCATATTTTTTGGACTTATTAATAATACAATCCGCATTTTAATTTATTCTGAACGTTTTACCATAAATACGATGCAAATGGTGGGAGCTTCTAAAAACTTTATTCGAAAGCCATTTTTGCGCCGTAGTTTATTGCTTGGAATTTATGGTTCGGTACTTGCCAACACTGTTCTTATTTTTGCAATATATACCTACAAAAAAGAACTGCAGGGATTAATAACCTACAACGATTTTTCGACAACCCTGGTTATGGCAGCATTGGTTTTTGTACTCGGTGTGCTCATTTCTTTTTTATCAACTTGGTTTGCGTTAAACAAATTCCTCCGCCTGAAATTTGATGAGTTGTTTTATTAGTTATCTTTACGCCAATTATTTTCAAGAACAATGGCGAAAAAAGTAAAAGAAGTAAAAACAGCAAACGAAACAGCAGGTTTTGCCCTCGGTAAAGAGAATTATAAATTAATGGCTATTGGCTTTGCCATAATTGTTGTAGGATTTATTTTACTATCGGGAGGTGGCAGCGACGATCCAAACGTTTTTAGTGAAGATATTTTTAATTTTCGAAGGCTTACGATTGCTCCAATTGTACTTCTAATTGGATTCATATTCGAGATTTATGCCATTATGAAAAAACCCAAAGAAGATAACTAAGCTACTTTTTTATGAATGCATTTCAGGCATTTTTACTTGGAATTATCCAGGGACTTACCGAATTTTTACCCGTTAGTTCCAGTGGTCACCTCGAAATTGGGCATGCCTTTTTAAATATTAAGGAAGAAAACAACTTACTTTTTGTTTTAACAGTTCATGTGGCAACGGTACTCAGCACAATTGTTGTTTTCCGGAAAGACATTATCCAACTTGTTAAAGATCTCTTTAAATTTGAGAAAAACGAGTCCACAACTTATATCTTTAAACTTCTTTTTTCCTCCATTCCGATAATAATTGTTGGTTTATTGTTTAAAGAAGAAATTGAATCGTTTTTTACCGGCAACCTGTTTTTTGTTGGTTGCATGTTACTGTTTACTGCATGTTTGCTGGCCCTTTCGCATTTTGTAAAAAAGAACGACGGTAAAATAACCTATTTTAAAGCGCTGATAATTGGAATAGCACAAACCATAGCAGTTTTACCCGGAATTTCGCGAAGTGGAAGTACAATTGCAACCGGCCTTTTATTGGGAGTTAAAAAGGAAGATGTTGCCCGGTTTTCATTCTTAATGGTTTTAATTCCGATATTGGGCGCAGCTTTTATGGACATAATAAGTGGTGATTTGAGCACCGCAAAAATGGAAACAGTTCCGTTAATTATCGGCTTTGTTGCAGCCTTTATTTCCGGTCTTCTTGCCTGCTCCTGGATGATTCAGGTTGTAAAACGCGGAAAACTAATTTATTTCGCTATTTATTGTTCTCTTATTGGTCTTATTGCTATCTTTGCAGCCTAATTTTTGGGAAAATCCAATCAACTGGCTGAAATATAGATTCTTACACATGCCCGTATTCAAAAAGACATACGACTTCCTTGCGGGAGAAATTTTACTATTCGACAAAGAGCTGGAATGGACTTCGTTTGATGTTGTAAATCGTGTGCGTTACATTTTATGCCGGAAGCT
The sequence above is a segment of the uncultured Draconibacterium sp. genome. Coding sequences within it:
- the tsf gene encoding translation elongation factor Ts, with amino-acid sequence MSFTTADVVKLRKVSGAGMMDCKNALKDAEGDFERALEIIREKGKLIANKRADRDAAEGVALAKVTGDAKYGAIVVLNCETDFVAKNESYVAFAEKILDAALENKVESLEALKAIELDGKSIESLVTEQTGVTGEKLDLSYFKCLADEAVVPYIHPGNKLATLVSFNKTAQEQVGKDVAMQIAAMAPVAVDEDSIPQAEIDKELAFATEKYRNEGKPEAMIEKIALGSLNKWYKDVTLLNQAYVKDNKMSIKDFLKQSDAELTVTAFDRYSLNA
- a CDS encoding DUF3098 domain-containing protein, which gives rise to MAKKVKEVKTANETAGFALGKENYKLMAIGFAIIVVGFILLSGGGSDDPNVFSEDIFNFRRLTIAPIVLLIGFIFEIYAIMKKPKEDN
- a CDS encoding permease-like cell division protein FtsX; the protein is MANSTPKRLKKRFLNSWITSLISISLVLILLGTLSIVLLNARHLSEYVREKIGFTLVLKDNLKEVEIIRLQKTLNASKYVKSTRFIDKETAAKELTEELGEDFSGFLGYNPLFASLDVKLYAPYTSSDSLLRLEQVFLAYPQVSEVYYQKDLVSLINKNVRKISIILVIISALLTFIFFGLINNTIRILIYSERFTINTMQMVGASKNFIRKPFLRRSLLLGIYGSVLANTVLIFAIYTYKKELQGLITYNDFSTTLVMAALVFVLGVLISFLSTWFALNKFLRLKFDELFY
- the rpsI gene encoding 30S ribosomal protein S9 — encoded protein: MEVVNTIGRRKSAVARIYVSEGKGNITVNNREMKEYFPAETLQYIVLQPLSLLEVSEKYDIKVNLDGGGQKGQAEALRLAITRALMEIDPESRGQLKAAGFVTRDPREVERKKPGQPKARKRFQFSKR
- a CDS encoding T9SS type A sorting domain-containing protein, with amino-acid sequence MKQLYIFSKNLLAVLLLFFAIATNGQESLTINMGDIELSAGQDTLLIATYINGEDTITDGIKWNTEPGSLGKVNKDGVLTAGQPGTGLLIAKYKDLRANVNLTVVGDSKKTDEDNDDDEDTDENDYPKVKIVPGSIKVEVGDSVELYAFYVDSFDVKIDTMTFLWSVEPITIGEFPDAESSMFKAGDTPGKGLVIAQYGELADTAKIEIYESKRSKEKKEKEEHQNNGNSGKQMTIEPGDMVVYTGAEPIEYTATYKTNGNKHQDADFIWSVSDTSIATIDTLGLLTLKGETGMTLVNVEYSNFGASVELLVVDSTIDMEVNSISIRRVLPNGKELKAKNLKEGDSYKIAGLPYPLNLLNGGMIHFPFGCINEDIEIFMIIPEKYSELNDDSTEVEFNMDIVTGVEFSVKPVGSDTIVEPYMFTIPVELKLIYKSDLIDSLGIDPQDLNMFFADSSGFVEVEDGQIAVVDTARNRIYASIIHFSTIVVKEKSTATSVVETATPEDNLLHIYPNPFSHSTTIQFRLNEPAETNISVYNLLGQKIQVLADGEYPEGLHKIVWNGDDLNGSPATSGMYLCRFIKNGEVSEVKRIILNK
- the rplM gene encoding 50S ribosomal protein L13; amino-acid sequence: MDTLSYKTISANKATAEKEWVVIDAENMVLGRLASKVAKMLRGKYKPNFTPHVDCGDNVIVINAEKIALTGKKMTDKVYIRHTGYPGGQRFQSPQDVLAKYPERLVEKAVRGMLPKNRLGRELYRNLHVVVGAEHKYEAQKPKVVDLNTIK
- the rpsB gene encoding 30S ribosomal protein S2, giving the protein MPRTNFQELLDAGAHFGHLKRKWNPNMEPYIFMEKNGIHIIDLQKTVVKIDEAANAIKQIAKSGRKILFVATKKQAKDLVSDLVKNVGMPYVTERWPGGMLTNFPTIRKAVKKMISIDKMMKDTSWDNLSKREKLQITRQRAKLEKMLGSISDLSRLPAALFVVDVLKEKIAVREAQKLGIPVFAIVDTNSNPDDVDFVIPANDDASQSIRLIVGAMTDAIAEGLNERKFEKGKDDESEEDDKKGAKASKAKADEDEDSDEE